Below is a genomic region from Ascaphus truei isolate aAscTru1 chromosome 8, aAscTru1.hap1, whole genome shotgun sequence.
GGTGACATCGCGACCACACCTCCCCATCAGAATACACGAATCGCTCAGGCGTCTCCCTGTGCTCCGTCACACACGCTAAAAAACGCAGCCTAAGAGTGATGGGGAATGGACTACATCTGCAAGCCTGCGCTGCATCAAATGCGTGTGTGTAACCCAGTGTTACCCAACCGGAGAAGTCTCAGAACAACGAGAGAGATTGAGAGCCAGAAAGACAGAGCGCGGGGGTCAGGAGATAGAAAAAGATTGCCAAAGAGAGGAAAGAAGGCAGTTTCCCTGAATGAATATCCCAGTTATAAGGTGCATTTGCCCCCCAAAGTGACCTATTCTGAATGTAAGACCAGTATAATTCACTATAAAAAGGCAGATTaaccaactttaaaaaaaaaaaaattataattctgACTATTTTAGATTTTAATAGGCCTGTGAATTTTAGTGTTCACATGGCAACTCCTGTTTATTCTCACTTGCTCCACCCCACCAGGCAGCACTGAGCTGTTCTCCATATTGGCTTCTAATGCTCTCATCAGTaaagttattttatcacaagcctCTCCGATAACATTCTTTGAAGTCCAGTGCTGTCAACAATTGCTTGCATTTACCAGTGTCACTAGCAGCCTTAATCATGTAAGTTTTgggctagtttttttttttttgtttgttttttatggaTAAAATATACAGCTTAAATAAGATGTTTGCAGGGAATAAACTAGAAATGTGAAAACAGACACCACAATGGTGGGGGAGGCATCTTCATCAAAAACATGCAAGGGAGACTGCACCTTTGCATGACACTAACTAAAAAAAGTCTTCATATTGTGGGGGCCTCCCAAACGTGGCACCTCGTTTTGTGCACTGTGCAGAATGGGTCAAAACAGCAGCTTTTGTGGGGACAGAGTGCAAAACAATGTGGGACCGCAAATGTAAGCCCTTTAGTGCTGTGCTTACCCCAATTCCATGACTCGCAGACAGAAAAGTCAAATTTCGGAGTAGATGGGAGCTGAAAGAGTAAATATTTGTGGGAGTTGTAAAATGAGTGGAACTTCATCTTTTACCCCTGTATAGAATTCCCAGGAGAATATTACAATGGAGAGGGAGCTCTGTGCCATCTAACATCTTATTTCTCATATGATGTTGGTCTTATATTTTAAGACAGGTTttgtagttcaaagttctagaATCCCCATCGATCCATGAGATATGTAGATTGGTGACAATCACCTTCTGATGGACCAACATAAGATCCTCACAGATGCAATTATAGTAtcgagctttccaaacctcacgtctcttcacatgtacagagcttcccaaacctcacgtCTCTAATTATAAAGCCATCACTAGTCAAACTCAACGAGATTTAATCTTTGAAAGTTGTTgtttaaaagtaattttttttttttaattgacctGCTGCGTTGGACTGAACCGTTAACAAAAGCTCTCCTTTTGTCCCCCCCGTCCCCGTACCTGCCAGCCGAGATAATCTGTCCATTCATGAATAGCAGGGGGCACGGCGGCCTTGGTCTTCCTCAGAGCCTCTTCCCCCTGTGTGCCACTGCCCAGCAGACCATGGTCATAAGCCACATACACAGCACCACCAGCTAAGCCCACCTTGGTGGCAAAACTGCAGtagaggtgacagggagacaAGGTAGCACAGGGAAGAAAATAATAATATCTTCCAATATACcactgacagtgtacacagcgctttctTGGAGGCGCAGTGAGTCCttgcccttaagagcttacaattttAATTTAGGTGCCTGAAGTATAGGTAAAGTGACTACTCCTTCCACGATATAAAGATTAATTCAATGTATAGTGTCAATGTATGTTTGAGGGTACAAAGGTTACACATGTAGTAATGAAAAGTGATGCAAAGCACCATTATACACTTAATGCCACATGTACCTGAGGGCAATTCTTATTAATGCCAGAGGGCATTTTACATTGCTCTTAGTTCCCTGCAAAGGATAGGTATTCTTTTACACTGAAGAAGTTACTACCATTAAATCAGCAGTGGGTATTGACGCCTGTGAATCCCTTTGCTGGCAGAGTGGCCTGCTTCGCATTGCACCTGGAAGCAAAAGGGTTAATGTCCCAGCCACTAAATACACGAAACAGGTAATGTTAATacccatggggggtgggggggggcagatttattACTAACCCCTTaggaaaaataaaatgtttatagATGCTATTAATCGTTATTGCTCTAGACAGGGGAATCTCCGGCTATTACACAAATAACTCTTCTTATTATCCCAGTCGTGTGAATTGTGTCATATTATTGCCGCAAGCATGTGAGGTGTGTGCTATTATTGACTCTACAAGCTGGATCGGTAACGTTATTGCCCCTCCCCGTACTCACTTGAGCAACCTCAACACGGCAGGCGCCATATCCCTCCTCTCCAAGGACACCCTGCCTGCGCAGCCAGCCGCCTCACTTCCGGGTCACATGGGCGCGAGGCTCGCAATGTACCTCGGGAGTTGTAGTCTATTTGCTTGGTGGTGGTAAACCTGTGGCAGTCACCTGCAactgatgtcactgtgtttatGTTGTATAACTTGTAGATCATGAATTCCATTTGTGAATATTTGTATGATTATtacattttgtgtgtatgtatttgataaaaagtataataataaaatcaatttaaacCCCTTATTCCTATTTCTATTCCTACAAGTGCAAAACTTCACATAACTATACATTTTGCAGGAGACCACAATTTGTTGCACTATGATGACTAcactgcagtacagtatatattgatactATCACTCGCTACGCAAAGTCCTGTCTAATATGTGCTCGTGCAGTCTCATTTACTCAAGGACACTCTCCATTATTTGAGTTGATTGTCACTTACTGGAGGCagtcttaggccgcgtccatgttgtGTGCTTGcgggctgaggcgcgcttccgctcggtactgagcccctacagccgcaatgagagcggctttagtaggggcttgcctacgcttccgcaagcgcttgcggaagcgtaggtcttagggaaattttaaatttccccgcttgccggcacgcagggccggtcacgtgagcggttcgcccaatgagggcgaacgagctccgtgacgtcactgtcccgcccgccgacacgcccccggacggcgcgctgtctaaagccagggaaagcacccgctttccctcagcctcagcgcgcctctgcacgccagcaggaaccctggccgaggccttactcaTTACAAGATAGTCGCACTCCCTGGAATGCAGTCACTCACCGAATGGCAGTCTTGCTCATTGGAACTCAGTCTCACCTACTGAATGACAGTTTCACGTATTGGATAGCAGTTTAACCTATTAGATGGCAGTCTAACTCAATGGATGGCAGCCTAACTTAGTGGATGGCATGCtgctcattggagggcagtctaaTGACTTGGACTGCAGTTTCACTGGAGAACAGTCTCATTAGGGATACTAGAACTCATTGGAAGTCAGTTTCACTCATTGGATGACAGTCTCATTTATTGAatagcagtgtcactcattagaaggcagtctcactcaatggaaggcagtctcattgggaagcagtctcagtcaTCGAAGGGCCATCTCACTTATTACTAGTATCATTGGTCTCATAGACTTTAATGCAGCGAGTCTGTAAATAATTCAATTAAACACACCCCTGTCCCAGAAGATTAACACTTTCCCCAAGATAAAACCCTGTTTATTGTACAACATTTGACATGGACTGTCACATTGCTGTttatttttcttgccttccagAAAGAACCACAATATTCAGGCTTTTTTATCCTATTATTCCACCACATTAAAGCAGAGAGTCAGCAAGGacatcagatacacacactgctctgtgtataacacagatacaGACTGTAAAAatatgatgcagatacacactgctctatgtataacaCACGTTAACTCACGTTGTAAGAATGCAATGCACATATACATTGCCCTGCAtatataacacagatacacacagtatgcatatatatactgcTTTGTGTATAACACAGATATACATGAATATTATACAAAAAGGTGAAAAACTAGGCATTCGTATAACTAACTTAAGTAAATTAATGTGCTTGTGCAATAATCACTAATACAATAATATAGTGGAAAATAAACAGTTAATAGtgcatagttacattgttacatagtagatgaggttgacaaaagacatacgtccatcaagttcaacctatgctaaatttagacaacagatactttatcctatatctatacttacttattgatccagaggaaggcaagcaaaaaaaaccagagtcatatcatccaatgacatctcataaggggaaatataaattccttccagactcaacatccttcccatgtatatttatttggtatatccctgtataccttttctttctaaaaaaagatgtccaacctttttttgaagaaatctattgtatctgccatcacagccatTTATTTAATCATAGTGTGACTCCACTGCTCAAACCCTCTCGTAGGGATTATCTCTGTTGGTCCCAAAAGACTCCAATTTTCTTtagattccagggggagcatggaatgTATCCAGCAAGAAAAAGACATAAAATAACATCTAAGTGCAGGTGTTTAAATACAATGGTAATATGTTGTAAACTTGGTTCGTATGTATTGCCTACTTACAATGTAGACAAAATATAAACGCaaatccaaaactgtggcaaatgtTGTAGGTGATTGGTTATCAGATGAGACGCACCTCAGGATAGAAGAAACAGCGAAACATAGCGCATATCAGTAGAAAAATAATGTGTGTGTCTAAAAAATGTAAGAGCCGTACTCACACTCTTTACATAGGTTAAAAGCATTTCACAATATTTTTGGACATCGTGAGTGACCAATCAGCTCACCGCCTCCGATCCTTCTGCGACGCCAATGTGAGTACCCTCTCCCCAGCTCACGAGGTCCAAAAATATTGTGAAATGCTTTTAAACTATGTAAAGAGTGTGAGTACGGCTCTTACATTTttagacacacacacgttatttTTCTACTGATATGCGCTATGTTTCGCTGTTTCTTCTATCCTGAGGTGCGTCTCATCTGATAACCAATCACCTACAACATTTGCCAGTTTGGGAGTTGCGTTTATATTTTGTCTACATTGTAAGTAGGCAATAAATACGGACCAAGTTTACAACCAACATGAATATGATGCAGACACTTTTCTGTGTATAACACAGAGACACTGTATGAATACGATgcatatatacattgtgtgtaatacagaaacacagatttttctgtattgtattgtatgtctttatttatatagcgccaaaagtgtagtcagcgcttcacaaagaatacagtacagggaattataataatacaataagtgcagcaaaatcagacaataggaaaggaaatccctgccccgaagagcttacaatctaagagttttgatggggaatttacagagactacagggaataagtgctgtaggtggcagtgcttggccacaatgggtggtatgcAACACATGTATAACTTTCTCTGTTTATAGTATGTATATccttctttatatagcgccattaatgtacatagcacttcagcTGCAATATGCTGTGTATATGGTACAGATACAATGTGCTCTGTATATAatacatacacattgctctgtgtgtagtaaagatatacagtgcTCATTTAACTGCTGTCATGCTCTGTATTGCCGATCACTGAAAGCGTTAATCTTGTGGTATGTGCTTTATGGACTGGTAATATCTTGCGTGTGACCCTTGCCTGTACTGTGATCCCCCTCTCAGCACAGTGTGAAATAGGTCACGCACTGACATGTTTTGTTCTGCACGGAACTTTGTGTCTATACAGCACAGGGTGTCACCCGCTCGGCAGAACAGGAAGCTCAGGGTGATCGGTCTGTGTAGACGGCGACACGGCTCAGATTCTAGGTGTGTTCAAACATGGGCTATGCAGCAAAGGGCTGGTGTCTTATTGCCCTGGTAGGAATCCTGGCATATCTCTGCAGGGACAACTTTGAACCAAGTAAGTGACACAAAGTCTATGGGGATACAGCATTTATTGTTCAGGGGGATACCAGGAAAGTCTATGAGGACAAGTCATTTATTGTTCAGGGGGATCCCATGAAAGTCGATGGGGATAAATCATTTCCATCAACCTACAAGATCCCAGACAGCATGGGTTTACTGGGGGGAGACCATGGCAAATAAATCTAATTGATTTctttgactgggtgactaagGTAATAGATCAGGGTAGAGCAATAGTAGTTTACCAACATGTTAGTGAGGCATTTGACACTGTCCCACATAGAAGACTGATTAACAAGTTGCAAAGCTTGGGATTGAactctaaggcccgggccatagaggggtgaggagatccgagccgcgctgacgctgacgctcgcctgctgaaatctgcgcgatttcatgcccatgcaggcgagccagcaggcgcgatcggaggcggtgggagactgagggaggcggggcagtgacgtcgctgggccaatcgcccgcgacgcactgacgtcgacgtcacggcaccgtgccgttgacactgctgtgcaatgattggaggttttcagccgacagcgcgctgaaaaacagcttggcgctcggctgaaaacaccaactcgtcagcacgcctgcggacgctcgcgtgagccccctctcaaggcatcctcattgaggatgcaggggctcagcgcagagcgtccgcacggctcagcacggcctgtccttctatggactcagcctaaggcctgggacccgctgcgcccggcggcgcgggcggctgcacgagctttccccaccagcaggggaacccTCCCGAgcctgtcccagtcccccctcacggcacagctcactacacgctgtgacgcgtcagccggcaggggattcaagagaattgtaatccaagcgtcgacgcgtcacgtggtgtggctgtgagccaatgaggaggggaggcttcgggaggaggggaggcttcggggagcggggaggagtgtggagggaaagcagcgtgagtgcctgtctgtgtgtgtgtatgtgtgtgtcttagtgcctatctgtgtgtgtgtatgtgtgtgcctaagtgcgtgagtgcctgcctgcgtgtgtgtgtgtgcatgagtgcttgtctgtgtgtctgtgtgtgcctgagtgtgtgtgtgtgtgtgtgcctgagtgtcagcgtgtgagtagggcagcccgcagcagctccctcctgcagcccgggagcccgagcccgtggaggggggggggggatagcgggtccctccgcttaaaccatgccccctccgcttaaaccacgcccccctccgcttaaaccacgcccccctctgcttaaaccacgcccctccctcccactccagccccggctcccgctccctacagaccgcatatcgcggtctgtgtctgtcagcgccccgtctgtctgcagtgcgggcgcgctgactgagggagcggggccttagcctaatggaTAAGACGTTCGGGCTGCCAGTGTCATCTCCACGGCTGGTGCGGTCTGGACGTTTTTGCTCCAGCGAGCGGCTCCAGCGAGCGCTTCTATGGTGAGCACCTGCCTCCTCCTTCTCAGCTTTTGGCCCAGCGACTGATTTTCTGTTCATGTTGTGCAGATCAGTATTGCCTCAAGGGTTTTTGTGTTACCTTAGGGTCTCAATTCATGTGTTATAACAGTGTGAGTACATGCCGTTGCATTTGGGCGGCGTTAACACAGcctattttttgtgtgtttttatgtatggTCTAATAGACTTTTTCATATATCCAATAAACATTTTATTACTTATTTTATTAGAGGCTTTATTTTAAGTCACACGTCATTCACTTTTATTTTCTGGTCATTAATCCCCGGTGCGCTGTGTGTATTGTGCTTTTGTGGATAAGACACTGGCTGAAGGATAGGTGACAGAGTTGTGGTAAAGGCAATACaatcagggaagggggggaaggtaaCCAGTGGAGTAACTCAGGAATCTGTATTGGGACCGgtgctctttaatatctttattaggGACATTACTGATGGTTTGGAGGGGAAAGTGTGCCTTTGTGCATATGACACAAATATCCCCCTCTCCAGGGGGGAATGACTAAACATTTAAGAAATGGTCACGAGAGTGGGTGaaaagtgcaaaataatgcaTTTGGGTCACAAAAACCCAAAGGCAGATTATAGGATTAATGGCACCATCATGTCAACTATTATACACTACTGCTACTGTATATCAGCACTTAAAGTAGGTGAGCAATGTACCAAAGCTATGGGCAATGTCAGCAGGATGtcaggttgtatagggagaggcaTTAGCATCAGAGAGGGCTGGTGAGGCCCCTTTATAGACCATTGGTGAGACCTCATTTAGAGTACTGTGTTCAATTCTGGAGACCCTATCTCCAGGACGTAAATAAATTAGCGATTGTAGAAAAAAGGGCTACTAAGATGGTGCATGATGTACAACATAAGACTTAGGAAATACTACAGGATCTTACTATGTACAGCTTAGaagacagaagggagaggggggataggatAGAAACTTTCAAATATATAAAGGGATTGAACAAAGTACAGGAGGGTCGCATATACCAAAGAAAGAGGAGCGCtagccaagtggttcttatctgctgtcaaatgTGATGTTTCTATGAGGTCAGATCCTTTCTTGTAGAGGGGGGGTCCCATGAAATTCTAGTGGGACAAATCATTTCGTGTAGAGGGggatcccatgaaagtctatggggacagctgatgaaTATAATGAATGATATGAGTCAATTCTAATATGTCTCACCATTTCTTTCCTGGCTTCATCCTGCGTGCCCTGTCATTCTGTCACAGCCAATCTAGCGAATGCAAGGGTCCTTGTCACCGGAGCCAGCACGGGCATCGGGGAGGAGATAGCTTATCACTTCTCCAGGGCAGGAGCTGAGCTCGTTCTGACCGCAAGAAGGGAGAATGCTCTGCAGGAGGTAAGCGGCAGAGTGTCACGCCATGTGCCAGGGACAGCTGCAGTGcactgcaaagagagagagagccaggagaggagagaaaagagaacagaggagagagagagagaagtgaaagAGACAGATAGAAAACAGGAGTGGGAGAGCAGAGCAGTGTCAGAGACAGgaccagggagagagagcagaggggagtgAAAGCAAAACAGAGAAAGTAGTATAGTATacagggtgagcaaacttttggggctgcgccccccctgcctgctctcccccagtgctcgcgtaccgtcccccccttacctttgtgcCAGCGTCAAATGACCAGCAGCGTGTTGTCCGAAGacagctgaatcaaggtaagtgagttacagaggccttgcgaggtctcccggcatttaatttaaatgccttgggtaagagcgcagggcctctgtgacCGCCGGGCCccccgccttctccccccccccccgccttctccccccccctcaaaacaaaacaatttgcgCCACTGTACAGCATTAAAATGTAGAATTAGGGAAAAGACTTATTTCCCTTGGAGTCTGTTCCTCCCCACACCAgatgacagtgacagacagaagtgACCTACAGTACAAGTCTGTCCCTCCCGATgcagtgtgacagtgacacagacatagGGGGCATTTATTTCTTATGGTTGTCTCTTATTGACTGCAGGTGAGGACGAGGTGCCTGGAGCTTGGGGCAAAAAAAGTCTCCCTGGTCCCTGCAGACATGGCGTCTCCCGAGGCTCCGGAACGAGTGGTGGGGCAGGCGATCGCAGCACTGGGTGAGAGGAGGCTGGAGTGTGTGTATGAAAGTACTACTCattggaggtgctgtgtgtaacaCTACTTTACAGTATGGAGCCAGTTAACATAACTCAAATCTTACCTATTTTGGGGCTGGGAGGTGACTATTCTATAAGGATGAAGAATCAAGGATTTGGGGCAAAATGtattgtacagagctttccaaacctcacaagtcACTTCTTCAAATGTCGGTACACGTGAAAAAGAGATCTGTGAGGTTTGTAAAGCTCTATACACgtaaagaagagacctgtacaggTTGTAAAGCTCTGTACATCTGAAGAAGAGACCCATGAGGTTTGTAAAgttctgtacacgtgaagaagagacctgtgaggttttgaaagctctgtacatgtgaagaagacgcatgtgaggtttggaaagctctgtacacgtgaaaaagagacatgtgaggtttggaaagatcTATTAACCTCaagaagagacctgcgaggtttggaaagctctgttcacgtgaaaaagagacatgtgaggtttggaaagatcTGTTAACCtcaagaagagacctgtgaagtgtagaaagctctgtacacgtgaagaagggACCTGTGACGTGTAGAAAGccctgtacacgtgaagaagggacctgtgaggtttgtaAAGCTCTGTTCACATAAAGAAGAGACCTGTTCGGTCTAGAAATCTATCTACACTTTTAA
It encodes:
- the MICOS13 gene encoding MICOS complex subunit MIC13; protein product: MAPAVLRLLNFATKVGLAGGAVYVAYDHGLLGSGTQGEEALRKTKAAVPPAIHEWTDYLGWQLPSTPKFDFSVCESWNWGVQKSVSALSSAPGKACEYTAEGWSYMKELVK